Genomic window (Chloroflexota bacterium):
CCACGGCGTCACGAGCCGCCAGGTAGAGCCCCAGCGTGTTGTTCTTGATCTGCAGGGCCTGCCCCAGCGCGCCATATCGCTCGTACAGGCCGAACAGGTTCTCCCGCTGCGTCAGGCCGGTCCTGCGGGAGAGCGGCTCCAGGTACTGGACGTTATCCACCAGCCCCATGCCGGTGGTCGATCGAAACTCCTGCAGCGCCTTCTCCGCATCCTCAAGCCGCTGCTGCGCCATCTCCAGGGACCGCTCGATGTCGGCCTTGTTCCCGGGCGAGAGATCGTACAGGGAGTTGATGTACTCCACGTACTTGCTCGCCCAGACGTTGGCCAGCTCCTGGGCGAACACCGGATCGTCGCTCTGGGCGGTGATCCGATAGAGCGCTGAGGAGCCCTGCATCTGCGAGATGTGGATCTTCTCCCGCAGCATCCCTGGCTGCCTCAGGCGCGGCGGGACGCGATCCCCCATCTCCTTCAGGACGACCTCCTCCAGCGCCTGCGTCCTCGCCAGAGCCATGAAGGTCCGATGCAACTCCCGGCTGAGCCCCAACTCCGTCGTGGAGAGTAGACGTGAGTCAAACTGGGGCCGCAACTTCGGCGTGGTCACCAGGATCGTGGTGGTCGCCTCATATGTCTTCGGGAGGAAGGCGGTCCACACGAACCCCACCACAGCCCCCAAGACGGCCAGCCCCACGATGAGCCACCAGCGGCGGCGCAAGCTGATTAGGTACCGCTCGACCTCCGGAAAGCCTTCCATGAAACACATCCTCCGCGTGTCCGAGACACAGACACGGTTAATTTCAAGCCCCTCCGCTTCAAGGCGCTGGGTGGCACGCCCTCACGGAATGGGTAAAAGGCCCCCAACGGTCCCCTCAGAGGGACGTCAGAGCCTCCGAAGGGTCCCATTTTCATCTCCTGAACGGAGTATACCACATCCCGGCTCGCGCCGGGGACGAGCCACACGACGCTCACCGGCTCAACAGATCCTCGTACAGCGCCAGGGTCCGCTCGGCGATGCGATCCCACCCGAACTGCGACTGTACTAGCCGATAGCCGGCCTTCCCCATCTCCACCGCCCGCTCCCCATCGCGCAGGATCTTCCGCAGGGCCTCCGCCAGGGCGTCGGGGTCGCCCGGGGGGACCAGGTAGCCCGTCTCGCCATCTCGCACGGTCTCCGCCAGCCCGCCCACCGCGGAGGCCACCACCGGCCGCTCGAACGAATACGCCATCAGCAGGACGCCGCTCTGATAAATGCGCCGGTACGGGAGCACCACGGCGTCCGCGGCCCGAAAGTAGTAGGCCACGTCCTCGTCCGGGATGTACTCGATCCGAGCGCGCACGTGCCCCTCAAGCCCTAGGCCCTCGATGAGCCGGGCATACGGCCGCCAATCGTCCTTCCACACCTGTCCGGCGATCACCAAGATCAAACGGGGATGGGTCTCGACAAGTTTCGGCAGCGCCCGCAGGAGCACGTCGAGCCCTTTCACGCGCTTGATCTGGCCGAAGAACAGGAGAATCGAGGCATCCTCGGGCAGGTTGAAGCGCTGGCGCGCCTCCACGCGGTCGGGAAGCTCCTCATCCCGATAGGGCAGGTAGTGCCCGTGAGGGATCACCCGCACCACCGACGAGGAGACGGGGAATGCGGCCAACAGCTCATCGCGGCTGTGCCGCGTATGCACGATGAACCCATCGATCTGCCTGTAAAGCGCCCGGAGGACCGCCCGGGTGTGAACCGCAGCGTGAAAGGGGATGACATCGTGGGCGGTGAAGACGATCCGAACGCCGCGACGGCGCAGGCTTTTCAGGAACCAGAGGTCGGCCGGGGCGAGAAGGAAGTAGTGCAGGTGAGCGATCTCAGGGGGATCATGAAGCGCCCGGCGCGCCAGACGGCGCAAGGCGGCCATGTATCGGATGCCGCGCAGGGGCGCGGGCGACCTCCCAAAGATGCGTTGAAAGGGATAGGACACGGCCAGCCGCGCCGGGGGAGCGTGCAGGGCCGTCTCATCGCACGTGAAGAAGCGGACATCCACGCCGAGCTTCTGCAGCTCCTGACACAGGGCGAAGTCATAGTAATGCATGCCCCGGTGTCCCCCAACGGGGTCGATCATCCAGATACGACGCTGCGCCCCCGGCATCCTACGCGCCCTCCCCGCCTCCTGCCGCCATGTCCAAGTCGAGCAAACCGCCCTCCTCTTACCAGAAACTTCGCGTAAGCGCAAGTTTCCGTCATCCGGGCACGGGCCACCCATGCTCAGGCCCTTCCACGATCAGTTGCCAAAAGCAGGTCGCGGTGGTATAGTCTCGCCCGGCGGTACCAGAACGGCTTCACGCCACCCTGCCGACCGGAGGTTACCG
Coding sequences:
- a CDS encoding glycosyltransferase family 4 protein gives rise to the protein MPGAQRRIWMIDPVGGHRGMHYYDFALCQELQKLGVDVRFFTCDETALHAPPARLAVSYPFQRIFGRSPAPLRGIRYMAALRRLARRALHDPPEIAHLHYFLLAPADLWFLKSLRRRGVRIVFTAHDVIPFHAAVHTRAVLRALYRQIDGFIVHTRHSRDELLAAFPVSSSVVRVIPHGHYLPYRDEELPDRVEARQRFNLPEDASILLFFGQIKRVKGLDVLLRALPKLVETHPRLILVIAGQVWKDDWRPYARLIEGLGLEGHVRARIEYIPDEDVAYYFRAADAVVLPYRRIYQSGVLLMAYSFERPVVASAVGGLAETVRDGETGYLVPPGDPDALAEALRKILRDGERAVEMGKAGYRLVQSQFGWDRIAERTLALYEDLLSR